One window of Sinorhizobium numidicum genomic DNA carries:
- a CDS encoding MarR family winged helix-turn-helix transcriptional regulator, whose protein sequence is MPRKLESETIGMLLTDVSRLLRGAFDRKVNAMELGITPGEARTLIQVALTEGIKQAEIATRMGIEPMTLSAYLDRLEALQLVARVPDPADRRAKNVVMTDKADPLLSELMAGLREMMNAYTKGLDEAEREALCGNLRTLRDNLRRLDPCLAGREKGAVE, encoded by the coding sequence ATGCCAAGAAAGCTCGAATCCGAAACGATCGGGATGCTGCTGACCGACGTTTCCCGGTTGCTGCGCGGCGCGTTCGACCGGAAGGTGAACGCCATGGAACTGGGGATCACGCCCGGCGAGGCCCGCACGCTGATCCAGGTCGCCCTGACGGAAGGCATCAAGCAGGCGGAAATCGCCACGCGCATGGGCATAGAGCCGATGACCTTGTCGGCTTATCTTGATCGCCTTGAGGCCCTGCAACTCGTCGCGCGCGTGCCGGATCCGGCCGACCGACGCGCCAAGAATGTTGTCATGACGGATAAGGCCGACCCGCTGCTGAGCGAGCTTATGGCAGGGCTGCGCGAAATGATGAATGCCTATACCAAAGGGCTCGACGAGGCGGAGCGGGAGGCGTTGTGCGGCAATCTGAGGACGCTGCGCGATAATCTTCGCCGCCTCGACCCCTGCCTTGCCGGCAGGGAAAAGGGGGCGGTGGAATGA
- a CDS encoding GNAT family N-acetyltransferase has protein sequence MPDMLVRLYALPERQAPRLPDVSIRRAMAAERRIVVSWIEERFGAGWAGEAEAAFSATPTRIHLALHQDRLVGFACHDVTALGFFGPTGVDEGMRGRRIGEALLVETLMAMRAAGYGYAIIGGVGPAEFYARAVGAVEIPGSTPGLYAGMLSADEPSRA, from the coding sequence ATGCCAGACATGCTTGTCCGCCTCTATGCCTTGCCTGAACGCCAAGCTCCGCGGCTTCCCGACGTAAGCATCCGGCGCGCCATGGCGGCCGAACGCCGGATCGTGGTCTCCTGGATCGAAGAGCGGTTCGGCGCAGGCTGGGCAGGCGAGGCAGAAGCCGCCTTTTCCGCGACGCCGACGCGCATCCATCTCGCCCTGCACCAGGACCGGCTCGTGGGCTTTGCCTGTCATGACGTGACGGCGCTCGGCTTCTTCGGTCCGACGGGCGTCGACGAAGGCATGCGCGGCCGGCGCATCGGCGAGGCCTTGCTTGTCGAAACCCTGATGGCGATGCGTGCAGCCGGCTACGGCTATGCCATTATCGGCGGTGTCGGTCCGGCTGAATTCTACGCTCGCGCCGTCGGCGCGGTGGAGATACCAGGTTCGACGCCCGGTCTTTACGCAGGCATGCTTTCTGCCGACGAGCCGTCGAGGGCCTGA
- a CDS encoding thiamine diphosphokinase — MTGSTFTILLGGALTPTERLARQLSGSRFIAADGGMRHATTLGVIPDVWVGDFDSTDDALLAAFADVPQEHYPTAKTATDGEIAVEAALSRGATSLVFAGALGGTRSDHAFLHLLRVVALAEEGLPVFLTSGEEEAYPLLAGSREIDLPKGSLFSILGLTELTGLSIEQAHYPLEDFPLPFGSSRTISNVAEGPVRFSLKSGRAVVLARPYDLSGA; from the coding sequence ATGACCGGATCAACCTTCACCATCCTTCTCGGTGGCGCGCTCACGCCCACAGAACGGCTTGCCCGGCAACTGTCCGGCAGCCGCTTCATCGCCGCCGATGGCGGCATGCGCCATGCGACGACGCTCGGCGTCATTCCGGATGTCTGGGTCGGCGACTTCGACTCGACGGACGATGCGCTGCTTGCGGCCTTTGCCGATGTTCCGCAGGAGCATTATCCGACGGCAAAGACCGCGACCGATGGCGAGATCGCAGTCGAGGCGGCGCTTTCGCGCGGCGCCACGTCGCTGGTCTTTGCCGGCGCGCTCGGCGGGACGCGCAGCGACCACGCCTTCCTGCACCTTCTAAGGGTAGTCGCCCTGGCAGAAGAGGGCCTCCCGGTATTCTTGACGTCCGGGGAGGAAGAAGCCTATCCGCTGCTCGCCGGCTCGCGGGAGATCGATCTGCCCAAGGGAAGCCTGTTCTCGATCCTCGGCCTTACCGAACTCACCGGTCTGTCGATCGAACAGGCGCATTATCCGCTCGAGGATTTCCCGTTGCCGTTCGGTTCCTCCCGGACGATTTCCAATGTTGCGGAAGGCCCGGTTCGCTTTTCCCTCAAATCCGGCCGGGCGGTCGTTCTCGCCCGTCCCTATGACCTTTCAGGAGCCTGA
- a CDS encoding ABC-F family ATP-binding cassette domain-containing protein translates to MAPPILKLDDIFLTFGGAPLLAGANLQVEPGDRICLVGRNGSGKSTLMKIAAGLAEPQSGEIFRHPSATIRYLHQAPDFDGFTTVQAYAEAGLGPGDDPYRVAYLLQHLGLTGEEDPQRLSGGEARRAALARVLAPEPDILLLDEPTNHLDLPTIEWLEDELVRSRSALVLISHDRRFLEKVSTATVWLDRGQSRRLDRGFGHFEAWRDEVLEAEELEQHKLGKAIEREEHWLRYGVTARRKRNMRRLGELQDMRSRYRGHKGPQGTVQATAADAKESGKLVIEAEKITKAYGDRVIVAPFSIRVHRGDRIGLVGPNGAGKTTLLKLLTGQIEPDSGTVKLGTNLEMATLDQKREGLNLDDTLAHYLTDGRGDNLIVNGEQRHVTGYMKDFLFQPEQARTPIRELSGGERARLILARILARATNLLILDEPTNDLDIETLDLLQEIVAGFSGTVILVSHDRDFLDRTVTSTIAPANPEAPDGRWIEYAGGYSDMMAQRRGAIEERRKVEKAEKAKSSDTPEAPGTQKAKGKLSYKQKFALESLPKEIAKTQAEIAKHEEKMADPNLFARDPQAFAKLAAELEKLRETLTRMEEEWLELEMLREELEG, encoded by the coding sequence TTGGCGCCTCCAATTCTGAAGCTTGACGATATCTTCCTGACCTTCGGCGGCGCGCCGCTGCTCGCCGGTGCCAATTTGCAGGTCGAGCCCGGCGACCGCATCTGCCTCGTCGGTCGGAACGGTTCCGGCAAGTCGACGCTGATGAAGATCGCGGCAGGTCTTGCCGAGCCGCAATCGGGCGAGATCTTTCGGCATCCCTCGGCGACGATCCGCTATCTTCATCAGGCGCCTGATTTCGACGGCTTCACCACGGTCCAGGCCTATGCCGAAGCGGGTCTCGGCCCAGGCGACGATCCCTATCGCGTCGCCTATCTGCTGCAGCATCTCGGGTTGACTGGGGAAGAGGACCCGCAGCGGCTCTCCGGCGGCGAGGCGCGGCGCGCGGCGCTTGCCCGCGTGCTGGCACCCGAGCCTGACATCCTGCTTCTCGATGAACCGACCAACCATCTCGATCTGCCGACGATCGAGTGGCTCGAAGACGAGCTCGTCCGCAGCCGATCGGCGCTGGTGCTCATCTCGCATGACCGGCGTTTCCTCGAAAAAGTCTCGACCGCTACCGTGTGGCTCGACCGCGGCCAGTCACGCCGGCTCGACCGCGGCTTTGGCCATTTCGAGGCCTGGCGTGACGAGGTGCTGGAGGCGGAGGAACTCGAGCAGCACAAGCTTGGCAAAGCGATCGAGCGCGAGGAGCACTGGCTGCGCTACGGCGTTACCGCAAGGCGCAAGCGCAATATGCGCCGCCTCGGCGAGTTGCAGGACATGCGCTCGCGCTATCGCGGCCATAAGGGACCGCAGGGCACGGTGCAGGCGACAGCCGCCGATGCCAAGGAATCCGGCAAGCTGGTGATCGAGGCGGAAAAGATCACCAAAGCCTATGGCGATCGGGTAATCGTCGCGCCTTTCTCGATCCGCGTTCATCGCGGCGACCGGATCGGTCTCGTCGGCCCGAACGGCGCCGGCAAGACGACCCTGCTCAAGCTCCTGACCGGGCAGATCGAGCCGGATTCCGGGACCGTGAAGCTCGGCACCAACCTGGAAATGGCGACGCTCGATCAGAAGCGCGAGGGCCTGAACCTCGATGATACGCTGGCGCATTACCTGACCGACGGACGAGGCGACAACCTTATCGTCAATGGCGAGCAACGGCACGTCACCGGCTATATGAAGGACTTCCTCTTCCAGCCGGAGCAGGCACGCACGCCCATCCGCGAACTTTCCGGTGGCGAACGCGCGCGGCTGATTCTTGCCCGCATCCTGGCGCGCGCCACCAATCTGCTGATCCTTGACGAGCCGACCAACGACCTCGACATCGAGACGCTCGACCTCTTGCAGGAGATCGTCGCGGGTTTTTCGGGCACGGTGATCCTCGTTAGCCACGACCGTGATTTTCTCGATCGCACCGTGACCTCGACCATTGCACCGGCCAATCCGGAAGCGCCTGACGGCCGTTGGATCGAATATGCCGGCGGCTATTCCGACATGATGGCGCAGCGCAGGGGCGCGATCGAAGAAAGGCGGAAGGTGGAAAAGGCCGAGAAGGCCAAGTCGAGCGACACTCCCGAAGCACCGGGAACACAGAAGGCAAAGGGAAAGCTCTCCTACAAGCAGAAATTCGCGCTGGAGAGCCTGCCGAAGGAGATTGCCAAGACGCAAGCGGAGATCGCAAAGCACGAAGAGAAGATGGCCGATCCCAACCTTTTCGCCCGAGATCCGCAGGCTTTTGCGAAGCTCGCCGCCGAGCTGGAAAAGCTTCGCGAGACCCTCACGCGCATGGAAGAAGAGTGGCTGGAATTGGAGATGCTGAGGGAAGAGCTCGAAGGCTGA
- the thiB gene encoding thiamine ABC transporter substrate binding subunit → MSSSLHRNISRLAIAAVALAAVATGAAAAAEKTLTIYTYESFITEWGPGAKVAEAFEKTCDCKVDYVGVADGVELLTRLKLEGEASKADIVLGLDTNLVTEAKATGFFAPHGLDTVGLKVPGGFSDDTFIPYDYGHFAVIYDTETLKNPPKSLKELVEGDPSQKIVIEDPRTSTPGLGLLLWVKSVYGDEAGAAWSKLKDRVLTVTPGWSEAYGLFTKGEAPMVLSYTTSPAYHMVAENTDRYQAAPFVEGHYIQIEVAGMTKNAKEPALAKEFLAFMIGPEFQSIIPTTNWMMPVGATKEALPEAFGKLVNPQKTFLMSSEEVAANRKAWVDEWLAAMSKN, encoded by the coding sequence ATGTCCAGTTCGCTTCATCGCAACATCAGCCGGCTTGCCATCGCCGCCGTCGCCCTCGCGGCAGTCGCGACCGGCGCCGCCGCCGCTGCCGAAAAGACGCTGACAATCTACACCTATGAAAGCTTCATCACCGAGTGGGGTCCGGGCGCCAAGGTCGCCGAGGCCTTCGAAAAGACCTGCGACTGCAAGGTCGACTATGTCGGCGTCGCCGACGGAGTCGAGCTCCTGACCCGGCTCAAGCTCGAAGGCGAGGCCTCCAAGGCCGATATCGTGCTTGGCCTCGACACCAATCTCGTTACGGAGGCCAAGGCGACCGGCTTCTTCGCCCCCCACGGGCTCGACACCGTCGGCCTGAAGGTCCCCGGTGGTTTCTCCGACGACACTTTCATTCCTTATGATTACGGCCACTTTGCCGTGATCTACGACACCGAGACGCTGAAGAACCCGCCGAAGAGCCTCAAAGAACTGGTGGAAGGCGACCCATCGCAGAAGATCGTCATCGAGGATCCGCGTACGTCGACGCCGGGCCTTGGCCTGCTGCTCTGGGTGAAATCGGTCTATGGCGACGAAGCGGGCGCGGCCTGGTCCAAGCTCAAGGATCGCGTGCTGACGGTAACCCCCGGCTGGTCGGAAGCCTATGGCCTCTTCACCAAGGGCGAAGCGCCGATGGTGCTCTCCTATACCACCTCGCCCGCCTACCATATGGTGGCGGAAAACACCGATCGTTATCAGGCGGCTCCCTTCGTGGAAGGCCACTACATCCAGATCGAAGTGGCCGGCATGACGAAGAATGCGAAGGAACCGGCTCTTGCGAAAGAGTTTCTGGCCTTCATGATCGGCCCCGAATTCCAGTCGATCATCCCGACGACCAACTGGATGATGCCGGTAGGCGCAACCAAGGAGGCCCTGCCGGAAGCATTCGGCAAGCTCGTCAATCCGCAGAAGACCTTCCTGATGTCCTCGGAAGAGGTCGCCGCCAATCGCAAGGCCTGGGTCGACGAATGGCTGGCGGCGATGAGCAAGAATTGA